One Candidatus Spechtbacteria bacterium genomic window, AACTCGTTTCCAAAAACAATTTTGGACAAAGCTCGCTGATGATTTTAATACGCCCCAAGCACTTGCCGTCCTCTCTAAATTAATGACATATTTTAACGCTCGGCTTGATAAAAACACTGTTGATAAGGCTGACGCTAAAAAAATTATAGCTTTCTTGCATTCCGTGGATGATGTGCTGGGTATTATTGAATGGAATAAAACACAGACGCAAGAAATACCTGTTGCCATTCAAGATTTAGTCGCAAAGCGTGAGTTCTTACGCGCGGAGAAAAAATGGCAGGAGGCCGATGACGCGCGAAAAGAAATTGACTCGCAGGGGTATGTTATTGAGGATACATCAGAAGGGCCAAAAATTCACGCTAAAGGATAGCGGAGTTAAAATTAAAAAAAATATGCAAAATCAACAAAAACACTTCGGCGTCTTGGAAAAGATTGCCATAAAATTAACAGAAATGGCGGGAACCCCCGTATCCTTAATTGTGCATTCGTTTTTATTTGTGGGAATTTTCGGTTTGCGATACGTCGGGTTTTCCGTAGATAGTATTTTGTTAATTTTAACAACAGCAGTATCACTTGAGGCAATTTACTTGGCTATATTCATTCAAATGACTGTCAATAGAAGCGCGGAACATATTGAAACTGTTACGGAAAACGTGATGGATATTCACGAAGATGTGCAGGAATTAGAGGGCGATGTAGATAAATTGGAAGAAAATGTTGATGAAATAGAAGATGATATTAAGGAAATATCCGAGGATGTAGACGAAATTCAGGCGGAAGAAGAAAAAGAAGAACAAAAAACAACGTTTGCAACAGCCAAAGCATTTTCATTGATTGAAAAACAATTACAGAAAGTTATAGAAGAGTTGGAGATATTAAAGAAGAAAGAGCGCTAATAAAGCTTTGTTATCAAAATAGAAAAAGCGGCTACTAAGATTAGTAGCCGCGCGTTGATGGGTCAATTTTGCCGAATGTAACCGCTCACAGTATTGGTCAATTATTCTTTTGCCATCTCTTTTCTGCCTGCCTTTTTTTCTGACTGCTTGCGTTTTTCCTCTCGTCGCTTGCGTTTTTCACTGCGCGGAACTTTTGTTGGCACGCGCGGCTCTGGCGGATTATTCAGCTCTTCCAGCTTCTCGCGCAATCGTTCAAAGGCGAGTTCCCTATTTTGCGATTGCGATCTGCTCTCGGTTACAGTCACCACAATACCAGACGGACGATGCGTTAAACGCACGCTGGTTTCCACCTTGTTGACGTTTTGCCCGCCGGGACCTGAACCACGACGAAAAAACTCCATGTCGCTATCGCGCTCCATGCCTTCCCTATCTGTCGCGTAATGAACTTGTTCGTCGGCCATAATTATTATCTCCTTTACTAGGGAGTCCCGGCCTCCCTAGTTAGACTAGTTAGACTTAACTTACTTATTCTATTCTTATCATACGAAATGCATAGAAAATTAAAAGTCCCCTAGCACAATTGCAAGGAGACTTTTTCTTTTTAATCAACTGGCGCGACTGGATATTCGCCAGTAAAGCATCCGTCACAAAAATTTGCGCGCGGCTTGCCAATTGCGCGGTACAAGCCCTCTACACTTAGATAGCCGACATAGTCCGCTCCGATTGCCGCGCGAATTTCTTCTAGAGAATGATCGTACGCGATTAAACCTTCGCGCTTCGGGATGTCTATGCCCAAATGACAGGAATATTGTATTTGCGGCGACGCGGAAAGAAAGATAATCATACGTGGATCAAAAGTTCGCAAAATTCGCACAACCGCCTTTGATGCGTTGCTTCTTACAATAGAATCATCTACTATTACGACAATGCAACCACGCAGAAGTTCGGGAATCCCGTTGTGCTTGAGAGCTTGCAGAAGCCATCGCTGGTCTTCAATGGGATCCATGAATGTCCTGTTTACCCGCCCCTTAATAAGCGCGGTCTCAAAAAGATGAGTAAACATCCCACGCGTATATTCAAATTCTTTGGCGTAACCCATGGCAGCCGGCAAACCAGAATCCAGTACTGGAACCACAATATCCACATCTATTCCAGTTAAAGGATGTTCGCGCGCTAGCTCTCGACCCATGGCTTGACGTGTTAGATATATGCGCTTGTTATCCAAAAGTGAGTCGGGGCGAGAAAAATACACACGTTCAAACATGCAGCCGCGCCGTTGCTCTGCCTGGCACCATTGCTCCACGCAAATTCCCTCGCGGGACAGCGTAACGAGAGTACTTGGAGCAAGTTCCTGAATGCTCGAGCACGAAAAAGCATTCAAAGCGCATGTTTCCGATGCGACAAGAGCGTATTCTTCATTTTCCCCCACGCAAAGAGGGCGAATAGCAAAGCGATCGTTTACCGCATAAACTATATTGTCATACAGTAAAACCAACGAAAAAGATCCTTTCAATAATTCCAGCGTTTCAATCAGGGCTTCCTTGAATGTCGGCGCGCTGGATGTTTGAATGAGCACCGCGATAAGCTCGGTGTCAGTGGTTCCCTCCAGCGCGTAACCCCCGCGTCCTTGAATAATTGCCTTCAACTGTTCAAGACCAATAAGATTTCCATTATGCGCTATAGCTGCCTGTTTATGCTGAAAAATAAACAGAATAGGATGAATATTACGCGAAGTGCTCTCCCCTGTTGTTGAGTAGCGCACATGCGCAATGGCGGCATCGCCATGCATATCATCTAGCGGGCTCCGAACATCCGTCAGCTCCATTTTGTTGAGCGGCTTTTTCATGTTACGCTTGTCGGCGTCAAACTGTTCCGCCAACCACCGCGCAAGATAGCTTGCGATGTCGGCATTTGCCATAGCCAAGTTATTAACTACTAGATCCACAATTTTTTCTTCCGGGATGCGTTTACGAAACACCCAGTCAATTGTGCCCATCTCCCGATGAGTTACTAAATCAGCATTATAGGAAACAGTAATGCCAGCGCTTTCTTGACCGCGATGTTGAAGCTGAAATAGGCCGGTGAAGGCAACCTTGGCGATAGTTGTTGCATCTATTTCTTTCATGCGAGAGACGACCCCGAACACTCCGCACATGAGTGACCTCCTTCTGCGGTTTGTTATTTAGGACTGACGCGTTTAGCGCAAATTATGTTGTTATGAGCATGTAAAAGTACGTAATGAATTACTATACCCCGTCATTCAGTATATAGTCAATTGTTCATTGTTCGTTGTTCATTGTAATATACCCATATGCCAAAAGACACTCAGTCAGACAAACTTCCCCCGCAAAGTATTGAAGCAGAGCAGTCGGTTTTGGGCTGTTTAATGATTGATCGCGACGCGATATACAAAGTTTCCGATGCTTTGTTTGCCGATGATTTCTATCGCGGCACGCATCGCGGTATTTATTCTGCCATGGTTGGGTTATATGAGCGGCGAGAACCGATTGATATTGTCAGTCTTTCTCAACGTCTCAAAGAAGAAAATCGGCTAGAGGAAATCGGCGGGCACAGCTATCTTGCCGAACTGATTAATCGCGTGCCCACCGCGACTCACGTTGTGCATTATGCAAATATCGTACGCCAAAAGCGCGTTTTGCGCGATTTAATTACCGCGGCATACGACATAGGCCAGCTTGGCTATCGTGAGGGCGATAATATTGACGAGCTGCTGGATGAAGCGGAAAAAAGAATTTTCCAAATTTCGCAGCACAGTCTTTCACAAACGTTTGTGCCGTTTAAGCAAGAATTAGAATCGGCATTTAACCGCATTGACCAGCTTAATAATTATGACGGCACTTTGCGCGGTATGCCAACCGGTTTTCATGATCTTGATAATATACTCGCGGGACTGCAAAAATCTGATCTCATTATTCTTGCTGCGCGCCCCAGCCGAGGAAAAAGTTCCCTCGCGCTTGATATTGCGCGCCAAGCGGCGTTACAGGCCAAGCAACCCGTCGGCTTGTTTAGCTTGGAAATGTCAAAAGACCAGCTAGTTGACCGTATGCTCGCGTCGCAGGGTTCTGTAGATCTTTGGCGTATTCGCACGGGCAAACTTTCTTCACAAGGAGAATACAATGATTTTACAAAATTGCAACATGCTCTGGATACTCTTTCGCAAGCACCAATTTTTATTGACGACGCGGCAAGCGCCAGTATGCTGCAAATTCGTTCTATGTCGCGCAGGTTGCAGGCAGAGCGAGGACTCGGGCTGATTATTGTTGACTATTTGCAACTTATTCAACCACGCAATCCCAGCGACCCGGTAGTGCAACAGGTTACCGAAATTTCGCGTTCCTTGAAAGGACTGGCACGCGAGCTAAACGTGCCCGTGCTAGCGCTGTCGCAGCTGTCGCGCGCTGTAGAACAAAGAGGCGGTTCCCCTCGCCTTTCGGATTTGAGAGATTCTGGATGTCTTGCTGGAGATATGCTTATTACACGCGCAGATACCGGAGAACGAGTTTATATCAAAGAGCTTGTCGGACAAAAAGATATTCCTGTTTTTACTCTCAACCAAGATCATAGGATTATTTCCACAAAAATAGAAAAAGTCTTTTCAAATGGCGTTAAAGAGATCTTTGAACTTAAAACCAAAACCGGACGAACTATTAAGGCTTCGTCTAATCACAAATTCTTTACGCTTCACGGCTGGCAGAGAATTGATGAACTTGAACCAGGCGCTAGAATTGCTTTACCGCGCGCTTTAGAAATAAAAAAATCAAGCGCAGACCTTTCAAGAAACGAACTTACTCTACTTCCTCACCTCATTGGCGATGGATGCATTTTACCGCGCCAACCTATGCACTATACAAGTGCCGATTGGGAGAACATACAGACCGTCGCGCAAGCTGCTGCAAATCTTTTTGGCATTTCGCCCCGCATAGTAAGGCAAAAAAATTGGTGGCATGTATATCTACCATCACCTTATCGTCTTACACGGGGCAAATATCACCCAATTACTTTATGGTACAAAAAGTTAGGGTTGGAGAGAGTGCGTTCCTACAATAAACAGATTCCTGTCGCGCTTTTCAATGCTTCGCCGGAGCAGATTTGTCTATTCCTCCATCATTTATGGGCAACGGATGGAAATATTTCATGGAAAAAAATTGCAGGGAGAAAGCCGACTGCGGCAATTTATTACGCAACTTCCAGCAAACAACTTGCGCAAGATATTCAGCACCTTCTTTTGCGTATTGGGATTTGGAGCTCGTTAAGAAAAGTGTCTCAACATGATTATAGGTCAATGTATCATATTATTATTCAAAGCGCTCCCATACAACTCAAATTCCTTAAAACAGTAGGATGCGCCGGAGAACGCGGAAAAATAATTCCAAAACTTATTTCGGCATTACGCGCGATTTCACCTAATACAAATACCGACACTATCCCTAATGAAATTTGGGATATGCTAGTGGAACCTGAAAAAGAAAAAATTGGCATAAGCTGGCGTGGCGTGGCAAGGGGTATGAACGTCGCCTATAACGGTTCGGCGCTTTTTGCAAGCGGCATGTCGCGGGAACGTTTGACGCGTGTCGCAACCGTCTTGTCCAGTAACGAGTTGCGCCATTTTGCCGAATCTGATATTTATTGGGACGAGATTACTTCTATAACTCCATGTGGAAAAGAAGAGGTTTATGACGCAACTATTCCTGGTACGCATAATTTCGTAGCAAACGATTTTATTGTGCATAACAGCATAGAACAAGATGCCGACGTAGTTTTGTTTATTCATCGTGACGATAAAGACCAAGAGGACGCGGAGCGCAATAACATCGCTGATATTATTGTCGCCAAACACCGCAATGGTCCGACAGGAAAAATTCAGCTTTACTTCGATGATAGAGTGGTTAGTTTTAAGAATCTAACGAGCCAAGCCAGCGCGCCGCAAGAGCCAGTTGCTATGCCCTCGCCAACACCCAAAGAGACTTCGAATGAAGAGATTAGTTTAGAGGATTTTGAGATATAATCAATCTAAAATCTTAAATGGCAAATCTCAAAACTGAATCTTAAAACTCAAATCTTCGCTAGTAGTTTTACGATTTACGTTTTAGTTTTGAGATTTTAGTTTTGAGTTTTAACATTTTTTACAATGTTTCCAAAACCAATCCAACAGCTCATAGAGCAATTAAGCGAACTTCCCGGCGTAGGGCCGCGGCAAGCGGCTCGTTTTGCGTTTTTTCTGATGAAGGACGAACAACGCCTGACATCATTACAGAACTCATTGCGGACACTACAAAACGAGATTGCTTTATGCGCTAACTGTTATCTTCCTCACGAAAGAAATGATCAAAATCTTTGCGCAATCTGCTTGCATCCCAAACGCAACGCCTCAACTATTTGTGTGGTAGAAAAAGAAAGTGATGCAATGCGCGTAGAAAAAGCGGGGGTGTA contains:
- a CDS encoding DUF1003 domain-containing protein, encoding MQNQQKHFGVLEKIAIKLTEMAGTPVSLIVHSFLFVGIFGLRYVGFSVDSILLILTTAVSLEAIYLAIFIQMTVNRSAEHIETVTENVMDIHEDVQELEGDVDKLEENVDEIEDDIKEISEDVDEIQAEEEKEEQKTTFATAKAFSLIEKQLQKVIEELEILKKKER
- a CDS encoding amidophosphoribosyltransferase; protein product: MCGVFGVVSRMKEIDATTIAKVAFTGLFQLQHRGQESAGITVSYNADLVTHREMGTIDWVFRKRIPEEKIVDLVVNNLAMANADIASYLARWLAEQFDADKRNMKKPLNKMELTDVRSPLDDMHGDAAIAHVRYSTTGESTSRNIHPILFIFQHKQAAIAHNGNLIGLEQLKAIIQGRGGYALEGTTDTELIAVLIQTSSAPTFKEALIETLELLKGSFSLVLLYDNIVYAVNDRFAIRPLCVGENEEYALVASETCALNAFSCSSIQELAPSTLVTLSREGICVEQWCQAEQRRGCMFERVYFSRPDSLLDNKRIYLTRQAMGRELAREHPLTGIDVDIVVPVLDSGLPAAMGYAKEFEYTRGMFTHLFETALIKGRVNRTFMDPIEDQRWLLQALKHNGIPELLRGCIVVIVDDSIVRSNASKAVVRILRTFDPRMIIFLSASPQIQYSCHLGIDIPKREGLIAYDHSLEEIRAAIGADYVGYLSVEGLYRAIGKPRANFCDGCFTGEYPVAPVD
- a CDS encoding replicative DNA helicase, which produces MPKDTQSDKLPPQSIEAEQSVLGCLMIDRDAIYKVSDALFADDFYRGTHRGIYSAMVGLYERREPIDIVSLSQRLKEENRLEEIGGHSYLAELINRVPTATHVVHYANIVRQKRVLRDLITAAYDIGQLGYREGDNIDELLDEAEKRIFQISQHSLSQTFVPFKQELESAFNRIDQLNNYDGTLRGMPTGFHDLDNILAGLQKSDLIILAARPSRGKSSLALDIARQAALQAKQPVGLFSLEMSKDQLVDRMLASQGSVDLWRIRTGKLSSQGEYNDFTKLQHALDTLSQAPIFIDDAASASMLQIRSMSRRLQAERGLGLIIVDYLQLIQPRNPSDPVVQQVTEISRSLKGLARELNVPVLALSQLSRAVEQRGGSPRLSDLRDSGCLAGDMLITRADTGERVYIKELVGQKDIPVFTLNQDHRIISTKIEKVFSNGVKEIFELKTKTGRTIKASSNHKFFTLHGWQRIDELEPGARIALPRALEIKKSSADLSRNELTLLPHLIGDGCILPRQPMHYTSADWENIQTVAQAAANLFGISPRIVRQKNWWHVYLPSPYRLTRGKYHPITLWYKKLGLERVRSYNKQIPVALFNASPEQICLFLHHLWATDGNISWKKIAGRKPTAAIYYATSSKQLAQDIQHLLLRIGIWSSLRKVSQHDYRSMYHIIIQSAPIQLKFLKTVGCAGERGKIIPKLISALRAISPNTNTDTIPNEIWDMLVEPEKEKIGISWRGVARGMNVAYNGSALFASGMSRERLTRVATVLSSNELRHFAESDIYWDEITSITPCGKEEVYDATIPGTHNFVANDFIVHNSIEQDADVVLFIHRDDKDQEDAERNNIADIIVAKHRNGPTGKIQLYFDDRVVSFKNLTSQASAPQEPVAMPSPTPKETSNEEISLEDFEI
- a CDS encoding peptide chain release factor-like protein; the encoded protein is MADEQVHYATDREGMERDSDMEFFRRGSGPGGQNVNKVETSVRLTHRPSGIVVTVTESRSQSQNRELAFERLREKLEELNNPPEPRVPTKVPRSEKRKRREEKRKQSEKKAGRKEMAKE